GAGACATGGCCCATTAATAAAGTTCAAGAATTTGGAGAAAATTTTGGCTTTAAACCAACTGAGTATGTAATTAAAGAAGACATTAAATCCCTGAAATCATTTTTGGATAATTGTTCTAAAACTGGGAGCTATAATAGTAAAGAAGTGGAAGGATTTGTCATTAGAACTCATctatttttagataattcagattttttcttcaaatttaaatttgaagaacCATATTTAATGTACCGTCAATGGCGAGAGGTCACAAAAGATTACATTTGTACCAAGTCAAGAGTATCTAGGTTTAAGAAGCATAAGTTTATTACTAATAAGTATCTAGACTATGTCATCCCTATATTAGATTCAGATCCTATATTATGTGAACATTATATGTCTGGCTTTggtattattgaattaagGAACatgtttttaaaatcatatGGGATGACTGGTATGGAAATCTTAAGTCATGAAAAATTGCAGgaattagaattgaaaaatgctattaattatgataaaattgatgaaaatacaAAGTTTTTAATCTTTCCAGTTGCTGTCATTGGTTGCGGGAAGACAACCACAGCTCTAACCTTGCAGAACTTATTTCCAAAGTCATGGGGTGTTGTTCAAAATGATGATATAACAGGGAAAGATAAATCTGAACTTATGAAAAGATCATTAGCTCTATTGTCTAAACCAGGTATGAAATGCGTTGTTGTTGACAGAAATAACCATCAATTTAGGGAACGAAAggaattattttcttggCTAGAcgaattaaaagaagattATTTACCCTACGatactaatattaaagtAATTGCATGGTCTTTTGCAACAATTGATAGCCTtgatataataaaagagATTACTAAAGAAAGAATATTACAAAGAGGTGATAATCATCAAAGTATAAAACTGAATGAATATGGAGAGCAAAAAACGTTTGGAATTATGAGTGGGTTTTGGAAAAGATTACAACCTATTAACTCTAAATCTCCACCGGATGAAATGTTTGATCTTATTATTGAGCTCACTGTATCAAAAGATGattcttctttaaagaATGCCAAAACTGTTGCCCAAAACCTTCATCTAgaatttccaattttaatgCCTACTATTCCAACTGACTTGGAATTTAAAGAAGCATTTGATAAGGCATTAAGCTATAAGCCTACAGTAAGAAAAAATGTTGgcaataataacaaaagAAACGGAAAAGATAATTCCTATAATTCTGTGAATAAGAAGAGTGTAAGGAAACCTAATGTACATGCAGTATATTACTCTGCAACTATTGCTGAACAAAATGAACTAATAAATACTGTAGTTAACTTAATTTCAGAATCTGATATTAATTTGTCCAAAAAGACTTCATTActtgaatattttgatttaaataaatatcagAGGGAATTTCACATTACTTTATCACATGTTTCAAGTGCTAAAAATGGAActcaatttcaaaaagatATGTGGAGCAGATATCAACAACATTATAaaccaattttaaaaaaattgaaggaCACtccaattaaagaaaatgtCGATCCAAATGCCTCAAACATTTTATCTATTGATGTTAATGATACacttaaattcaaattagaCAAACTGTATTTTGATGATAAGATAATGACAGCCACTGTAAAGGTTGATTCGGAATGTATTTATGATCCTAAGGGAAAATTAATTCCAGGTTTAGGTTGTTCTAATACAGTTCCTCACATCACTGTTTGCATTTTGCTAGAAGGTACTAAACCGTTTTATTCAAACACGTTGTGCGACTCTGTATTGGCTAACGGTGTAGTTGACGGCATATACTGTATTAAGTTCAATGATCCAAAAGAATACAATGCTGCAGTTCGAATTAacttataataatatttacttTATTGCATAAGCATATAATCTAAAAactttacaaaatataaataatatttgcatatattaataatgatacatGTATGTAGTATTGTGTTCCTTTATAATTAAGATGATACAAATACAGAATTACAAATACGTCAAATGGTTTTGAATCTACgcaataatatattacttcaattattgtttaaagTAATAACTCTATAAAATCTGTTAAAATTCTGCTAATTCTATGAGTAGTTGTCCAGTTGCAGTATGTAGAATTGAACTCTGATTTTCTAAAGCTGAGTATTGTAaactaatttttgaattttctaaCTTTGTTTTTCGAATTAAATCACTCAAAATATCATCAAGAGAATCTTCAGGATCTTCA
This DNA window, taken from Henningerozyma blattae CBS 6284 chromosome 3, complete genome, encodes the following:
- the TRL1 gene encoding tRNA ligase (similar to Saccharomyces cerevisiae TRL1 (YJL087C); ancestral locus Anc_1.280) — encoded protein: MISAEEDVKHLVKALYTASELPSRGKSYSIQCNLFHSDQKVISWKFNEWDYGKNNIVLPCEARGLFISDDKENPRIIARGYDKFFSIDEVAKTKWDWIEKETKGPYEVTLKTNGCIIFISGLEDGSLVVCSKHSTGPRDDVNKNHAEAGELKLVEQLEKIKIDPKTLGAKLYENDITAVAEYCDDSFEEHILAYKDDSAGLYLHGINLNKPNFETWPINKVQEFGENFGFKPTEYVIKEDIKSLKSFLDNCSKTGSYNSKEVEGFVIRTHLFLDNSDFFFKFKFEEPYLMYRQWREVTKDYICTKSRVSRFKKHKFITNKYLDYVIPILDSDPILCEHYMSGFGIIELRNMFLKSYGMTGMEILSHEKLQELELKNAINYDKIDENTKFLIFPVAVIGCGKTTTALTLQNLFPKSWGVVQNDDITGKDKSELMKRSLALLSKPGMKCVVVDRNNHQFRERKELFSWLDELKEDYLPYDTNIKVIAWSFATIDSLDIIKEITKERILQRGDNHQSIKLNEYGEQKTFGIMSGFWKRLQPINSKSPPDEMFDLIIELTVSKDDSSLKNAKTVAQNLHLEFPILMPTIPTDLEFKEAFDKALSYKPTVRKNVGNNNKRNGKDNSYNSVNKKSVRKPNVHAVYYSATIAEQNELINTVVNLISESDINLSKKTSLLEYFDLNKYQREFHITLSHVSSAKNGTQFQKDMWSRYQQHYKPILKKLKDTPIKENVDPNASNILSIDVNDTLKFKLDKLYFDDKIMTATVKVDSECIYDPKGKLIPGLGCSNTVPHITVCILLEGTKPFYSNTLCDSVLANGVVDGIYCIKFNDPKEYNAAVRINL